A section of the Salvelinus fontinalis isolate EN_2023a chromosome 33, ASM2944872v1, whole genome shotgun sequence genome encodes:
- the LOC129832314 gene encoding neuromodulin-like produces MLCCIRRTKPVEKNEEADQEIKQDEKKPEDKAHKAATKIQASFRGHILRKKMKDGEEDEEASPAVPEEAAKETADGEEEKKEDVPPATEQAAEEKDPTDVKEEETSQAKSPISEKPANSPAPVATSPVAAATSPVAAAASPTAAAAPSEPPKEEAKAEPSDTKEKPKEVDSSEAPVSAQIPSTDCAEKSVEGGAVQEESKQADVPAATVSEMADKEEPHQTQDKKDAAEESQPAEAPAEADQESKEGEEKV; encoded by the exons GTTGAGAAGAATGAAGAGGCTGACCAGGAAATCAAGCAGGATGAGAAGAAACCAGAGGACAAAGCCCACAAGGCGGCCACCAAAATCCAGGCCAGCTTTCGTGGACACATACTCCGGAAAAAAAtgaaagatggagaggaggatgaggaggccaGCCCAGCTGTCCCAGAGGAGGCGGCGAAGGAGACGGCAgacggagaggaagagaagaaggaaGACGTCCCCCCTGCGACTGAGCAGGCTGCCGAGGAAAAAGACCCCACTGATGTTAAAGAGGAGGAGACGAGCCAGGCCAAAAGCCCCATCTCAGAAAAGCCAGCAAACTCTCCTGCCCCTGTCGCCACCTCTCCCGTAGCCGCAGCCACCTCGCCTGTGGCAGCAGCAGCCTCTCCCACTGCAGCGGCGGCGCCTTCAGAGCCTCCCAAAGAGGAAGCCAAGGCAGAGCCCAGCGACACCAAGGAGAAGCCTAAAGAGGTGGACAGCAGTGAAGCTCCGGTTTCTGCCCAAATCCCCTCCACTGATTGTGCTGAAAAGAGCGTGGAGGGTGGTGCTGTCCAGGAGGAGTCCAAACAAGCCGACGTGCCTGCTGCTACTGTCAGTGAGATGGCTGATAAGGAGGAGCCTCACCAAACACAAGACAAAAAAG ATGCTGCCGAAGAATCCCAACCAGCTGAGGCCCCAGCAGAGGCAGACCAGGAGTCCAAGGAGGGCGAAGAGAAAGTTTAA